The Chelatococcus sp. HY11 genome includes a window with the following:
- a CDS encoding ABC transporter ATP-binding protein — protein MLVKDITNPAGVSLDLEQVEVNYGGGAVLADFSLGIAPGELFGLIGPSGCGKSTTLGVIAGFIPIERGNVRLGGRDVTGLPSQKREVGVVFQNYALFPHMTAAENIGYGLRVSHDMSDYDARIQSLLDLVKLSAKGGRLPRELSGGEQQRVAIARALAIRPKVLLLDEPLSNLDARLRGEMQEELRRIQREASVTTIFVTHDQDEAFAVCDRVAIMNLGRIEQLGRPRDLYRSPATRFVARFIGKSSKLQGRAAAANTLEIADAQVRTATPMQPGRTYELYLRPEDISIGAAVHTDNRFEGRVTAMLEAGPHRYYTVRFDGGEVQVMFSARAETDFDLSAPVWIGWPAQAGALLEGSDG, from the coding sequence ATGCTCGTAAAGGACATCACGAATCCGGCCGGAGTTTCGCTTGATCTTGAGCAGGTCGAGGTCAACTACGGCGGCGGGGCCGTGCTCGCGGACTTCTCGCTCGGCATTGCGCCGGGCGAGTTGTTCGGGTTGATCGGACCTTCGGGGTGCGGAAAGTCCACCACGCTGGGGGTGATCGCCGGGTTCATACCGATCGAACGGGGCAATGTGCGGCTGGGCGGGCGCGACGTAACGGGCCTGCCGTCGCAAAAGCGCGAGGTCGGCGTGGTGTTCCAGAACTACGCGCTGTTCCCGCATATGACGGCGGCCGAGAACATCGGCTATGGCCTGCGCGTCAGCCATGACATGTCCGACTATGACGCCCGCATCCAGTCGCTGCTGGATCTGGTCAAGCTGAGTGCCAAGGGCGGGCGGCTTCCGCGCGAATTGTCCGGCGGCGAACAGCAGCGCGTGGCCATCGCCCGCGCTCTGGCGATCAGGCCCAAGGTGTTGTTGCTGGATGAACCGCTGTCGAACCTTGACGCCCGACTACGCGGCGAGATGCAGGAGGAACTGCGCCGTATCCAGCGCGAGGCGAGCGTGACCACGATATTCGTGACCCATGACCAGGATGAGGCCTTTGCGGTCTGCGACCGGGTGGCGATCATGAATCTGGGCCGCATCGAACAGCTTGGCAGGCCGCGCGATTTATATCGCAGCCCGGCCACCCGCTTCGTCGCCCGCTTCATCGGCAAGTCCAGCAAGCTGCAGGGCCGCGCGGCGGCGGCCAACACGCTGGAAATCGCAGACGCGCAAGTCCGCACCGCAACGCCCATGCAGCCGGGCCGGACCTACGAGCTGTACCTGCGCCCCGAAGACATCTCGATCGGCGCCGCGGTCCATACCGACAACCGGTTCGAGGGCCGGGTCACCGCCATGCTCGAGGCTGGCCCGCACCGCTATTACACCGTCCGTTTTGACGGGGGCGAGGTGCAGGTGATGTTCTCGGCCCGGGCCGAGACCGACTTTGATCTGTCCGCCCCGGTCTGGATCGGCTGGCCGGCGCAGGCGGGTGCCCTGCTGGAGGGGTCCGATGGCTGA
- a CDS encoding RidA family protein encodes MHDIRRIGDNVRMRDCVIHNGTVYFRGLTARGGPPDAAGQARVVLDQLDGLLAKAGTTRDRLLAVTIWLTDMADFDVVNAVYDGWVVPGAQPVRACVQSQLAAPELKIEVQATAAL; translated from the coding sequence ATGCATGATATCAGACGCATAGGCGACAACGTGCGGATGCGCGACTGCGTGATCCACAACGGAACGGTGTATTTCCGCGGGCTGACCGCGCGCGGCGGTCCGCCCGATGCGGCAGGGCAGGCGCGGGTGGTTCTAGATCAGCTGGACGGCCTGCTAGCCAAGGCCGGCACCACGCGCGACAGGCTGCTGGCCGTCACCATCTGGCTGACCGACATGGCCGATTTCGATGTGGTGAACGCGGTCTATGACGGCTGGGTGGTGCCCGGCGCGCAACCGGTGCGCGCCTGTGTACAGTCGCAACTCGCCGCCCCCGAACTGAAGATCGAGGTGCAGGCCACCGCGGCGCTCTAA
- a CDS encoding alpha-hydroxy acid oxidase, producing the protein MKAARSRADLVSVDDYSKAAHRVLPRMIDDFVRGGALDERTLARNAAGFDDLWLRARSFSAASQVELGTTVLGSQIALPVMTAPTGASGLLWPGGEAATGRATAACGTVMQVSAGSLQSMEDIAAGSDGPKWLQLFLYKDRGLTTEFLQRAKAAGYRAIMVTTDCPVHGRRERDSRNGFTMERRIRFSRLVDTALRYRWWLRMAGAPPFSLRNFEGRATGGLVDMAAYIASVLDPDVTWADLEWLRGQWDGPLVIKGILHPDDARQAMAAGVDGIQVSNHGGRQLDGTLATIDALPAVVDAVAGKVPVLLDGGVRRGTDVIKALALGATACAIGRSHLWGLAVAGERGVAAVLDILAAEMRNAMMIGGWRSVAELGRVSVCQLRRPDFQRELMNA; encoded by the coding sequence ATGAAGGCTGCCCGCTCCCGGGCCGACCTTGTTTCGGTCGATGACTACAGCAAGGCTGCGCATCGCGTGCTGCCGCGCATGATCGACGATTTCGTGCGCGGCGGCGCGTTGGACGAACGGACGCTTGCGCGCAACGCCGCGGGGTTCGATGACCTGTGGCTGCGTGCCCGCAGCTTCAGCGCCGCGTCGCAGGTGGAACTGGGCACGACCGTTCTAGGCAGCCAGATCGCCCTGCCGGTAATGACGGCGCCCACCGGCGCCTCGGGCCTGTTGTGGCCGGGGGGCGAGGCCGCAACCGGCCGCGCCACGGCCGCGTGCGGAACGGTCATGCAGGTCAGCGCGGGATCACTGCAATCCATGGAGGACATTGCGGCTGGCTCGGACGGGCCCAAATGGCTGCAGCTGTTCCTGTATAAGGACCGCGGGCTGACCACCGAATTCCTGCAGCGTGCCAAAGCGGCGGGCTATCGGGCGATCATGGTCACCACCGACTGCCCGGTGCACGGTCGGCGGGAACGTGACAGCCGAAACGGCTTTACCATGGAACGGCGAATTCGCTTCTCGCGGCTGGTGGACACCGCGCTGCGCTATCGCTGGTGGCTGCGCATGGCCGGCGCGCCGCCGTTTTCGCTGCGCAATTTCGAAGGACGCGCCACGGGCGGGCTGGTAGACATGGCCGCCTATATCGCCAGCGTGCTGGACCCCGATGTGACCTGGGCCGATCTGGAGTGGCTGCGTGGCCAGTGGGACGGGCCGCTGGTGATCAAGGGCATCCTGCATCCCGATGATGCGCGTCAGGCGATGGCAGCTGGAGTCGACGGCATTCAGGTGTCCAACCACGGCGGGCGCCAGCTGGACGGGACCCTGGCCACGATCGACGCCCTGCCCGCGGTGGTGGATGCCGTGGCCGGCAAGGTGCCGGTGCTGCTGGACGGCGGCGTGCGCCGGGGTACCGACGTGATCAAGGCGCTCGCACTGGGTGCCACCGCCTGTGCCATCGGGCGGTCACATCTGTGGGGGCTGGCGGTGGCCGGCGAGCGCGGCGTGGCCGCAGTACTGGACATCCTGGCGGCCGAAATGCGCAACGCGATGATGATTGGGGGCTGGCGGTCGGTGGCTGAGCTAGGCCGCGTATCGGTCTGCCAGCTGCGCCGGCCCGATTTTCAAAGAGAGCTCATGAATGCATGA
- a CDS encoding Xaa-Pro peptidase family protein: protein MLAVRAVKLPGEIALLRAAARMTEAAIEAGMQAARVGVTDKEVAAVVAAAMSAGGGYPRNVTVVGGLDSAFADAFARERPLAPGDLLRFDVGCNYYGYKSDLARTAVMRESTPLQQTRYEALRLGLKAEVDTARAGVTAGEIFEAGLQGITEAGFPSVRRHHLGHAIGMSVYEQPVITPGSTAVLQAGSTFCLETPYYEPGWGGMMCEDTVIVTETGFTLISSMDRSLRILTFRHPGLPSAELNERLVLAGVDVTVRQGNLRIAPHFYNDTGDIDRLLDALPA, encoded by the coding sequence ATGCTGGCGGTGCGTGCGGTCAAATTGCCGGGCGAGATTGCCCTCCTGCGGGCCGCGGCCCGGATGACTGAAGCCGCCATCGAGGCCGGGATGCAGGCCGCCCGCGTCGGCGTGACGGACAAGGAGGTGGCCGCTGTCGTGGCCGCCGCCATGTCGGCCGGTGGGGGCTATCCGCGCAATGTAACCGTGGTGGGTGGGCTCGACAGCGCCTTTGCCGATGCCTTCGCACGCGAAAGGCCGCTGGCCCCGGGCGACCTGCTGCGGTTCGACGTGGGCTGTAACTACTACGGATACAAATCCGATCTGGCCCGCACCGCCGTGATGCGCGAATCCACGCCCCTGCAGCAGACCCGTTACGAGGCGCTGCGTCTAGGCCTGAAGGCCGAAGTCGACACGGCCCGCGCGGGGGTGACAGCCGGCGAGATATTCGAAGCCGGGTTGCAGGGCATCACCGAGGCGGGGTTTCCCAGCGTCCGCCGCCACCATCTGGGCCACGCCATCGGCATGTCGGTCTATGAGCAGCCCGTCATCACGCCGGGCAGCACGGCGGTGCTGCAGGCCGGATCGACCTTCTGCCTTGAAACCCCCTATTACGAGCCCGGCTGGGGCGGGATGATGTGCGAAGATACCGTCATTGTCACCGAAACGGGCTTCACGCTGATCTCGTCGATGGATCGCAGCCTGCGCATCCTGACCTTCCGTCATCCGGGGCTGCCCAGCGCCGAACTGAACGAACGTTTGGTGCTGGCGGGGGTGGATGTGACGGTGCGTCAGGGCAATCTGCGCATCGCGCCGCATTTCTATAACGACACCGGCGATATCGACCGGCTGCTCGACGCGCTGCCTGCATAG
- a CDS encoding enolase C-terminal domain-like protein, with amino-acid sequence MPTISQIETILVRLPTRRRHQWTGLTEPIGQYLMVRMTDSDGRTGWGEAPALKDWGGEFGRYFGESTAVAGLVIERYLTPSIDDHPLGDVIGLHRRMDAIIKGYPYAKAAIEFAYLDLTGKWLGVPAHTLLGGLTRDRVAVTHSIGLMSVEEAVAEAAKVAAEGIRTIKIKVGVDAARDIRIVGEIRTAVGPDTRLCVDANEGYATPGEAIRTFRAMEKFDLVYFEQPVIGIERIAEVARAIDTPVMADESAWNSHDALQIAQARAAQIVSLYTTKSGGLWKAMEAAAVCRAAGIVCNVNGSVETGVGNLANVHLAAAAPAATLSNVIPVSTPAQFQTGTIGGIYYSDDLLVAPLELVDGHITVPTAPGMGIAVDEAKIDRYRVS; translated from the coding sequence GTGCCGACGATTTCGCAGATCGAGACGATCCTTGTCCGCCTTCCTACCCGACGCCGGCACCAGTGGACCGGCCTGACCGAACCCATCGGCCAGTATCTGATGGTCCGCATGACCGACAGCGACGGTCGCACCGGCTGGGGCGAGGCGCCCGCGCTGAAGGACTGGGGCGGCGAGTTCGGCCGCTACTTCGGCGAAAGCACGGCCGTGGCCGGGCTGGTGATTGAGCGCTACCTGACACCGTCCATTGACGACCACCCGCTGGGCGATGTGATCGGCTTGCACCGGCGCATGGATGCGATCATCAAGGGCTATCCCTATGCCAAGGCCGCGATAGAGTTCGCCTATCTGGACCTGACCGGAAAATGGCTGGGCGTGCCGGCGCATACGCTTTTGGGCGGGCTGACGCGTGACCGGGTGGCGGTCACGCATTCCATCGGCCTGATGTCGGTCGAGGAGGCGGTGGCCGAGGCGGCCAAGGTCGCGGCCGAGGGCATCCGCACGATCAAGATCAAGGTCGGCGTTGACGCCGCCCGCGACATTCGCATCGTGGGCGAGATCCGCACGGCCGTAGGCCCTGACACCCGCCTGTGCGTGGACGCGAACGAAGGCTACGCCACCCCGGGCGAGGCCATCCGCACCTTCCGCGCGATGGAAAAGTTCGATCTGGTCTATTTCGAACAGCCCGTCATTGGGATCGAACGCATCGCCGAGGTGGCCCGGGCCATCGACACCCCGGTCATGGCCGACGAATCCGCCTGGAACTCGCACGATGCGTTGCAGATCGCCCAAGCCCGCGCGGCGCAGATCGTCTCGCTTTACACCACCAAATCGGGCGGGCTGTGGAAGGCGATGGAGGCCGCAGCCGTCTGCCGGGCCGCGGGCATCGTCTGCAACGTCAACGGCTCGGTCGAAACCGGGGTGGGCAACCTTGCCAATGTCCATCTTGCCGCCGCCGCGCCTGCGGCCACGCTGTCGAACGTCATCCCCGTTTCAACCCCGGCCCAGTTCCAGACCGGCACTATCGGCGGGATCTACTACTCGGACGACCTGCTGGTTGCGCCGCTGGAGCTGGTAGACGGCCATATCACCGTACCCACCGCGCCGGGCATGGGCATCGCCGTCGATGAGGCCAAGATCGACCGCTACCGCGTGTCGTGA
- a CDS encoding ABC transporter permease, whose product MTTGLLRTGGRIYGILFCIFMLAPMIVVLGASFTGEGYISFPPPSLSLRWYQEVYHNDTFMRALRYSLEIAAITAAASGALGVAAAVVLVNRGIPGRGLLVTLATMPLTLPHIVLSIALLQLFGQFAVPTAPYALLAGHILITAPYVLRLTMSSLGGLDPRLELASYTLGASYAQTLVRVVLPLGMRGITAGLLFAFLLSFDEVTISLFTALPGAQTLPAEIFNYASQGADPIIASASGIMIIISALGVVAIELSFGLLRMIAGEERPRRS is encoded by the coding sequence ATGACCACGGGCCTTTTGCGCACCGGCGGCCGCATCTACGGCATCCTATTCTGCATCTTCATGCTCGCGCCGATGATCGTGGTGCTGGGCGCCTCGTTCACCGGCGAAGGCTATATCAGCTTTCCGCCTCCCAGTCTGTCGCTGCGCTGGTATCAGGAGGTGTACCATAACGACACCTTCATGCGCGCGTTGCGTTACAGTCTTGAAATCGCGGCTATTACGGCGGCGGCTTCTGGGGCGCTGGGGGTTGCGGCGGCGGTGGTGCTGGTCAACCGCGGCATTCCGGGCCGCGGGCTGCTGGTCACGCTGGCGACCATGCCGCTGACATTGCCGCATATCGTGCTGTCCATCGCGCTGCTGCAGCTGTTCGGGCAGTTTGCCGTGCCGACGGCGCCCTATGCGCTGCTTGCGGGCCATATCCTGATCACCGCGCCCTATGTGCTGCGCCTGACCATGTCCAGCCTCGGCGGACTGGACCCACGGCTGGAACTGGCCAGCTACACCTTGGGGGCCTCCTATGCGCAGACCCTGGTGCGGGTCGTCCTGCCGCTGGGCATGCGTGGCATAACGGCAGGGTTGCTGTTCGCCTTCCTGCTTTCGTTCGACGAGGTGACGATCTCGCTTTTCACCGCGCTGCCAGGCGCCCAAACCCTTCCGGCTGAGATCTTCAACTATGCCTCGCAGGGGGCCGATCCGATCATCGCCTCGGCCAGCGGCATCATGATCATCATCAGCGCGCTGGGTGTCGTCGCCATCGAGCTGAGCTTTGGCCTGCTGCGGATGATCGCGGGCGAAGAAAGGCCGCGCCGCAGCTGA
- a CDS encoding extracellular solute-binding protein, protein MTKITTSRPAAMSRRRLMQTGSGLFALGLAAPWVGRAHAAVENELIFAGTGGITQKLIEQEIFPAFAANHGGLRLTYVSSPTSENVAKLRTQRGTPSIDVIWLAGAQTYQVADEGLVAELDIGRMPNAQNIPAESRTESRSLPLGNTTAGLLYNERIFKEKGLQPPTSWFDMWDPKYRAHTGMLNIGSTSTVATLPLLAKALGSDPYDFDAAFAKLGKLRANVYDFFTASGPMDTMVQSGDLWMWSHIAARAMQYQNSGFPARFVTPKEGAVGYSASLGIVKNAPHINAAYAWLDYLYTPGVQQKLAEVIGYTPVVPGIEIAEALREFHPAPDKIFIPDMRRMQTLLPDLVQRWNREVEG, encoded by the coding sequence ATGACCAAGATCACGACAAGCCGTCCTGCTGCGATGAGCCGACGGCGACTGATGCAGACCGGCAGCGGACTATTCGCCCTGGGGCTAGCGGCCCCCTGGGTTGGCCGTGCCCATGCGGCCGTGGAAAACGAGCTGATCTTTGCCGGTACCGGTGGCATCACCCAGAAGCTGATCGAGCAGGAGATCTTTCCCGCCTTTGCCGCCAACCATGGCGGGCTGCGACTGACCTATGTCTCCAGCCCCACCTCTGAAAACGTGGCCAAGCTGCGCACCCAGCGCGGCACGCCGTCGATTGATGTGATCTGGCTGGCGGGCGCGCAGACCTATCAGGTTGCCGACGAAGGGCTGGTGGCAGAGCTGGATATTGGCCGCATGCCCAATGCCCAGAACATTCCGGCCGAAAGCCGCACCGAGTCCCGCTCGCTGCCGCTGGGCAACACGACGGCCGGCCTGCTGTATAACGAGCGCATCTTCAAGGAGAAGGGGCTGCAGCCACCGACCTCGTGGTTCGACATGTGGGACCCGAAATATCGCGCCCACACCGGCATGCTGAACATCGGCAGCACCAGCACGGTGGCCACCCTGCCGCTCTTGGCCAAGGCGCTGGGCAGCGATCCCTATGATTTCGACGCCGCCTTTGCCAAGCTGGGCAAGCTGCGCGCCAATGTCTACGACTTCTTCACCGCCTCTGGCCCGATGGATACCATGGTGCAATCGGGTGATCTGTGGATGTGGTCGCACATCGCCGCCCGCGCCATGCAGTACCAGAACAGTGGCTTTCCGGCCCGGTTCGTGACCCCCAAAGAGGGGGCGGTGGGCTACAGCGCCTCGTTGGGCATCGTCAAGAACGCGCCGCATATCAACGCGGCCTATGCATGGCTTGACTATCTGTACACCCCCGGCGTCCAGCAGAAGCTGGCCGAGGTGATCGGATATACCCCCGTCGTGCCGGGGATCGAGATCGCCGAGGCGCTGCGCGAATTCCACCCAGCTCCCGATAAGATATTCATCCCCGACATGCGCCGTATGCAGACGTTACTACCCGATCTGGTGCAGCGCTGGAACCGGGAGGTCGAGGGTTGA
- a CDS encoding Xaa-Pro peptidase family protein — MTLHATLSPREEIITRQVAAMRSAGLDANISCSPEGFAHLTGFVVPSQPLIRHRHAMAILSAAGDMSLFGVDMEESTIRRQAPAQHLTVWAEFRDDPMAVLADRLTTLGLGSARIGIELDYLPAADFARLVRLMPAARFEPIDAMLARLRQIKTPAEIALLRELSRIADRAIADAYAAVGPGSSEMDIAAALTRRVYELGAEHFKLLIVATGERSQLPNVGPTARILQKGDICRVEIFAVKAGYQAGVCRTAYVVEPPPMAEKIWSLLADCKQRILDQVRPGASCLAIYQDFIGRLATMNLPPISFVAHGIGLHLHEDPYIGETPTIGRPGQDTLLEEGMVLGFEPLCYRTGFGYGMQNKDLLCVTASGAELLSNHTNTDRLIRVG; from the coding sequence ATGACGCTGCATGCCACCCTCTCGCCGCGCGAGGAAATCATCACCCGCCAGGTCGCCGCGATGCGCAGCGCCGGGCTTGATGCCAATATCTCCTGCTCGCCCGAGGGCTTTGCCCATCTGACCGGGTTCGTCGTGCCTTCGCAGCCGCTGATACGCCACCGCCACGCCATGGCGATCCTGTCAGCGGCGGGTGACATGTCGCTGTTCGGCGTGGATATGGAGGAGTCGACGATCCGCCGTCAGGCCCCCGCCCAGCATCTGACCGTCTGGGCCGAGTTCCGCGACGATCCCATGGCCGTGCTGGCCGACCGACTGACCACACTGGGGCTGGGCTCTGCGCGGATCGGGATTGAGCTGGATTACCTTCCGGCGGCCGATTTCGCCCGGCTGGTCCGTCTGATGCCAGCCGCCCGGTTCGAACCCATCGATGCTATGCTGGCCCGCCTGCGGCAGATCAAGACCCCCGCCGAGATCGCGCTTCTGCGCGAGCTGTCGCGCATTGCCGACCGGGCGATTGCCGATGCATATGCCGCCGTGGGCCCCGGCAGTTCGGAAATGGACATCGCAGCCGCCCTGACCCGTCGGGTCTATGAACTGGGCGCCGAGCATTTCAAACTGCTGATCGTGGCCACGGGCGAACGCAGCCAGTTGCCCAACGTCGGCCCCACCGCCCGCATCCTGCAGAAGGGCGACATCTGCCGGGTCGAGATCTTTGCGGTCAAGGCGGGCTATCAGGCGGGCGTCTGCCGCACGGCCTATGTCGTGGAACCACCGCCCATGGCCGAAAAGATCTGGTCGCTGCTGGCCGATTGCAAGCAGCGCATCCTTGATCAGGTGCGCCCCGGGGCCAGCTGTCTCGCCATATATCAGGATTTCATTGGCCGGCTGGCTACGATGAACCTGCCGCCGATCTCGTTCGTGGCACATGGGATCGGCCTGCATCTGCACGAAGACCCCTATATTGGCGAGACCCCCACCATCGGCCGGCCGGGACAGGATACCCTCCTGGAGGAAGGCATGGTCTTGGGGTTCGAGCCGCTCTGTTACCGCACGGGCTTTGGCTACGGGATGCAGAACAAGGATCTTCTGTGCGTGACCGCTTCGGGAGCGGAACTGCTGTCGAACCACACCAACACCGACCGGCTGATCCGTGTCGGCTGA
- a CDS encoding ABC transporter permease, translating to MAEAVSLRVDWPRLVLYSAMLAPLFIILLFFFVVPLGIVAGNSLTGTGVDAAFPSLSQYTSIVTDSYYLGILWRTVVVGLAATLGALVLGYPAALVLFFFQGRWRQVFLFVIISPLFISVIVRTYGWMVLLGPGGLPSLLPSEIRPRLIKTEFAIMVGLAHIYIPYMVLSINSAMSRIDVRYLRAAATLRASNYQIFRDIILPLSAPGVVAGCAIVFSLSMTSFSTPILLGGSGNKTMPYLIYQQNLVVGDWATGSALAIVLLAVTMSVLVTLTLLSRRVMTRVGG from the coding sequence ATGGCTGAGGCTGTTTCCCTCCGGGTCGACTGGCCCCGCCTGGTGCTTTACAGCGCAATGCTGGCCCCGCTCTTCATAATCCTGCTTTTCTTCTTTGTAGTGCCGCTGGGTATCGTGGCCGGCAACAGCTTGACCGGCACCGGGGTCGACGCGGCCTTTCCATCGCTGAGCCAGTACACGTCGATCGTGACCGACAGCTATTATCTGGGCATCCTGTGGCGCACGGTCGTCGTGGGGCTAGCGGCCACGCTGGGCGCGCTGGTGCTGGGCTATCCGGCGGCGCTGGTGCTGTTCTTCTTTCAGGGGCGGTGGCGGCAGGTGTTCCTGTTCGTCATCATCTCGCCGCTGTTCATCAGCGTGATCGTGCGCACCTATGGCTGGATGGTGCTGCTGGGACCGGGCGGGCTGCCGTCACTGCTGCCGTCCGAGATCCGCCCGCGGCTGATCAAGACCGAATTCGCCATCATGGTGGGTCTAGCGCATATCTACATTCCCTACATGGTGCTGTCGATCAACTCGGCCATGTCGCGCATCGACGTGCGTTACCTTAGGGCCGCCGCCACGCTGCGGGCCTCGAACTACCAGATTTTCCGCGACATCATCCTGCCGCTGTCAGCACCCGGTGTAGTGGCGGGCTGCGCCATAGTGTTTTCGCTGTCGATGACGTCCTTCAGCACGCCGATCCTGTTGGGCGGATCGGGCAACAAGACAATGCCCTATTTGATCTACCAGCAGAATCTAGTGGTGGGCGACTGGGCCACGGGTTCGGCACTGGCCATCGTGCTACTGGCTGTGACCATGTCGGTGCTGGTGACGCTGACCCTGCTGAGCCGCCGTGTGATGACCCGGGTGGGAGGTTGA
- a CDS encoding AlpA family phage regulatory protein encodes MQSTRRIVRYGRMVGNAILDSGGVAALSLGKDPHLLDEGSPVADEALPTIKCFKEQHERIRRAVAIGLVGHDGRVIPQQLADWLGDAAFGEALREQPRPQDRRSGKPKAPRAEKGKKPNAVASPAPTQVAPDEKPTAENTNQQTTQTEMPRTGLVRLKQILAPGGPLPLSKSTFWTKVKTGEFPQPVRLGGTTSWRAEEIWELINNRNLPEKTKR; translated from the coding sequence TTGCAGTCGACCAGGCGCATCGTTCGATATGGCCGCATGGTGGGAAATGCCATTCTGGACAGTGGCGGAGTCGCGGCCTTGTCCCTCGGCAAAGATCCGCATTTACTTGACGAGGGGTCGCCGGTGGCCGATGAGGCGCTGCCAACAATCAAGTGCTTCAAGGAGCAGCACGAGCGAATCCGACGGGCTGTGGCGATCGGCCTCGTTGGTCATGACGGCAGGGTCATTCCGCAGCAGCTGGCCGATTGGCTGGGGGATGCCGCGTTCGGGGAGGCTTTGAGGGAGCAACCACGCCCGCAAGACCGGAGAAGCGGGAAGCCGAAAGCACCACGCGCTGAGAAAGGGAAAAAGCCGAATGCAGTTGCATCGCCTGCACCAACTCAAGTTGCCCCGGATGAGAAACCGACGGCCGAGAATACGAACCAACAAACAACGCAGACGGAGATGCCACGGACTGGGTTGGTCCGGTTGAAGCAGATTCTGGCGCCAGGTGGCCCATTGCCCCTGAGCAAGTCCACCTTCTGGACGAAAGTGAAGACGGGCGAGTTTCCCCAGCCGGTGCGTCTGGGCGGAACAACATCCTGGCGCGCGGAAGAGATCTGGGAGCTTATCAACAACCGGAATCTGCCCGAGAAGACAAAACGCTGA
- a CDS encoding GntR family transcriptional regulator — translation MNEAPDAADDDGTTSGRGKMQDRVLASIQYGLMSGLFVPGQAVSLRKLASSLGTSAMPVRESLSRLLAANVLEELPNRSLRVPRMSSGTLKELFEVRIRIEGLAARMAAEKAVPQLIDSLTAINRDLQAEHRDGNMAGVLQVNQRFHFTLYHHAESDILMPIIEALWLRSGPTMYFSLNSPNLWDTSSHIELLAALSLRDGAAAELAMAQDIRKTGTYLVEQATSPQATGPLAQLGRLGL, via the coding sequence ATGAATGAAGCACCGGATGCAGCCGATGACGACGGAACGACTTCGGGCCGTGGAAAAATGCAGGACCGCGTGCTGGCCAGCATCCAGTATGGGCTGATGTCGGGGCTGTTCGTGCCGGGGCAAGCGGTCAGCCTGCGCAAGCTGGCGTCAAGCCTGGGCACCAGCGCCATGCCGGTGCGCGAAAGCCTGAGCCGGCTGCTGGCTGCGAATGTGCTGGAGGAACTGCCCAACCGTTCGTTGCGGGTGCCGCGCATGTCGAGCGGCACGCTGAAGGAGCTGTTCGAAGTCAGGATCCGGATTGAAGGGCTGGCTGCCCGGATGGCGGCTGAAAAGGCCGTACCGCAGCTGATTGATTCGCTGACGGCGATCAACCGCGATCTTCAGGCCGAGCATCGTGACGGCAACATGGCTGGAGTGCTGCAGGTCAACCAGCGGTTCCATTTCACCCTGTACCACCATGCCGAATCTGACATCCTGATGCCGATCATCGAAGCGCTGTGGCTGCGGTCAGGCCCCACGATGTATTTCTCACTTAACTCGCCCAATCTGTGGGATACCTCGTCCCATATCGAGCTGCTGGCGGCGCTGTCGCTGCGGGACGGTGCTGCGGCCGAACTAGCTATGGCCCAGGATATCCGCAAGACCGGTACCTATCTGGTCGAACAGGCGACCAGCCCACAGGCAACAGGCCCGCTGGCCCAGCTCGGGCGGCTGGGCCTTTAG